CCTCCACGGCGAAGGGATCGCGGGCCAGGATGGCCTCCAATTCCTCGCGGCTTGCGGCCCGGGCCAGGATGACGCCGCCGGTGCGCGGCTCCTGGCGTCCGGCGGCCAGGAACACGCCGCCCTGGAAATGTTCTTCAAGGAAGCGGATGTGGGCCTCCAGCAGGGAGTCGATGACGGGCAGGGGCTTCACGTAGCGGACCAGGACGATGAACATGCGGCCTCCTCCGGGTTGGCCTCCTGTAGCCCAGGCCGGGCCCGGGCGCAACGCCGGAGATGGTCCGCGGCGAAAGTTTCACCCCGCGGGAGCGGCGGCCTCCGGGCAGGAATCAGCCTGAAGGCTCCCTGCCGGAGACCAGGCGGGCCTCGGTGAAGGGGATGAGCATGAGCAGCAGACCGCCGAGGGACATGACCCCCATCCCGCACCAGTACAACTTCAGGGACAGCGGTCGCAGGCCCATGAGAGCGGCCGCTCCGGCGCACAGCCCGAGCCCCAGCGTCTCCATCCGCCCCAGGTGCAGCCCCAGGCACATGGGGCAGTCCTCCCCTTCGGGCGCGGGATAGTCGAACCAGACGCGATTCCAGAGCAGGGCCGCCAGCACGGCGATGACGCCGCCCCAGGCCATGTGCAGCGGCAGCAGCAGAGGCTCCATCGGCAGCGGCAGGATGACCGGGATGGCCGCCGTTGCGGCGGCCGGTGGATGGTCGGCGTCGAACATCTGCATGAAGAGCGCGGCCAGGGCCACGGCCAGGCCCAGCTTGAGCGGCGGGATCGCGCCGGGATTCAGCAGGGTCGCGAGGGAGTCGCCGAGGGCCACGGCCAGCAGACCGGCCACGCTGGAAACCATGTGCCCGATGATGACCTGCCGTGGGCGGGCCACCCGAAGGTAGACGCAGGCGGCGTTGATGAAGCAGGTGGCCGCCAGGGGGGGATAGAGCACCCCCACCCCGCAGAGGCCGGACAACAGGGCGATGGCGGCCAGGGCCAGCCCTCCCCCCAGGGAACCCCAGAGCAGGCGGGCCAGGGAAATGACCCCCGGCCTGTAGACGTCCTTTTGAAACTCCCGTCTGCACGGCGCCCGCAACCGTATCTGGATCATGGCGCCCTCCGGCGGTCTCGGCCCTTGGCCGGGCGGCCCTCTGTGGCGGCCGCCCGGCCAAGGCGCGTGCTAGCTTTTCACATAGAGGATGGCCTGGCTGCTGCGTTTCTTGATCACCTTCTTGCCCGCGGCGTCCGCCCGCATGAGCAGGATTTCGCGTTCTCCGAAGCTCAGGGCGTCGGCCAGGCAGACCTCCACGCAGACGGGCTCCTGGCCGTGGATGACCCGTTTCAGGCAGAGGTCGCACTTGTGGGCGAACTTCCCGGCCGCGTCGAACTGAATGACGTCGTAGGGGCACTTCTCGATGCACTTCCCGGCGCCGGTGCACTTGTCCCGGTCGATGAGCACGATGCCGGTCTGCGGATCCTTGCGGATGGCCCCGGCCTCGCAGGCCTTGACGCAAGGGGGCTTCTTGCAGTGTTGGCACATGACCACCCAGTAGTCCTCGCGGAGGTCCGGATAGACGCCCGTGAGTTCGCTCTCCACCCGCAGGTAGTGGCTCATGTCGCCGGGCATGGCCTTCTCGTGGTCCACCAGGCCGTGGTGGTTGCGGCAGGCCACGATGCAGGTCTTGCAGCCGATGCAGCGGTCGAGGTCGACCATGATGCTCAATTGTTTCATGTCGCCCTCCCTTTACTTGGAGATTCTGACCCGGGTGGAGACGTGGGCCTCTCCGCCGCGCAGATCCTGTTCCTCAAGATGCGAGCCCGCGTCGGCGATCAGCTCGTTGTCTCCGAACCACGGCCCCCGCGCCGCGACCTTGCCCATGGTCTGGCCGAATCCGTGAATGATCCCGGCGCAGCCCGGCTTGATCTTCTCGGTGAACTGGACCGGGACGCGGACCTTGCCCGTGCTCGACTCCACGGTCACGATGTCCCCGTCGGCGACTCCCAGTCTGGCCCCGTCGAGCGGGTTGAGGATCAACGGATTGGCGTCCAGCCCGGAGACGGGGTCGCGGAGCTGGGCGTTGTTCTGCGACCAAGCCCCGGTGTTGTTCAGGAAGATGGTACGGAAGTTCACCAGGATGAAGGGGTACTTCTCCTCGTCCTTGCGGAACTCCAGGGGCAGTTCGGGGCTGGGCCATTGGCGGCCGATGTTCTCGTACATCCGCCATTCCAGCTCGATCTTGCCGCTGGGCGTGTTGAACCTGCCCGCGTCCTCGTACTTGCGGAAGCCCACGGTGCCCGGCGACCAGAGCGCGCCGTTGTCGAGCACCTCGCGCATGGACATGCCCACGCCCGAGAGTTCGATGTCGTAGTATTCGACATCATCCTTGAAGGCGAAGTACTGCGGAAACATGCGCTTGCCGAGTTCGATCATCACGCGGTTGGCGTGGCGCGATTCGCCGATGGGTTCGACCACGGGCCGGCAGACCGCCGCCGTGTGTCCGAAGTTGTACCACCAGGGCATGTACAGGAGTTCCCAACGTTCGAAGTTGGTCTGGTCCGGCAACACCAGATCGGCCCACTTCATGGTCTCCGAGGGCAGAATCTCGGTGAGCACGAACAGCTCCAGCTTGTAGGAGCCGTCGGGGTTCTTCATCTTCATGGCCTCGCGCCATTCACCGGAGCCCATCTCCGACAGGGCCGGGTTGCATTCCGAGGCGAAGAAGACCTTGAGGCCGTCGTCCTTCACGGCCTGGGCCGCGTACCAGGTCGGTTCGAGGAAGAAGGTGTAGTTGTCGAACTTGCCGCGGTTGGGGCCGGTGCGGTGGTAGCCCAGCGTCTTGAGATCCGGCGCGGGCGGCGTCGGCTTCACCGGGGCCATGGGCGCGATCTCCGGCATGGGCTGGCCGCCGGGGTTGTCCAGGTTGCCGGTGATGACCAGGAAGATGGACCATGCCTGGCCCCAGTCCATGGCGTTGCCGTACATGATGGACTTGAAGGCGTCCACGCAGACGCTGGGGGCGGCGGCGCACATCTCGGCCAGCTTGATGATGTCCTTGGCCGGAACGTCGCAGATCCTGCTCATGGCCTTGGGCGTCTTGTCCTTGATGAAGGCCATGAGTCCGTCCATGTCGCCCTCGCGCACCCACTTGTCGCAGAAGGCCTTGTCGTACAGGCCCTTGGTCAGCAGGTGGTGGCACATGCCCAGGAACAGGGCCGCGTCGCCGCCGGGCTTGATGGGAATCCACCAGTCGGCCTTGGCCGCCTCGGTGCGGAAGATGGGGTCGATGACCACCAGCTTCGCTCCGCGCTCCTTGGCGTCGAGGATGTCCCGGGGGACGCAGGCGTCGTCCAGGCAGCCGAAGGGATGGCGCCCGGAGAGGATCATGATGCCGCCCTTTGGCACCGTGAAGTACATGGGCGCGATGTGGTGGTTGGGAAAACAGCCGAAGGTGTGCAGATGGGCCATGATCTTGGCCGAGTCGCAATGGGGCAGGCCGGTGGAGATGAATCCGCCCACGGCGTTGACGAAGCGCCACTTGGGGTCCGTGGTGGAGTGCGGGAACATGGAGTAGGTGAACTTGTGTCCTTCCCCGCGCGCGATGAGTGCGCGGAGCTTCTTCTCCATGATGTCCATGGCCTCGTCCCAGCCGATGCGTTCGAATCTGCCCTCGCCGCGTTCGCCCACGCGCTTCAGGGGATGCTTGAGCCGTTCGTTGGAATAGAGCGTGGTGATGCCAGCCATGCCCTTGACGCACATCTTGCCCCGCGCCCTGGGGTTGCCCTTGACCTCCTTGACCACGCCGTCCTCCACGCGGGCCAGGATGGCGCACTCAGCCTTGCACTGGTAGCAGACCGTCGGAATCCATTTGCTCTCATGCATTCTGCCGCCCTCCGTTCACAGTGTGGAACACGGGAAGAGCCGTGGTCGCCCGCGGCCGTCCCCTCTCAAGAGGAGAGCGTCCGAGTCGGGAAAAGGTTCCCGGAATCGACGCGAAATTACAAAAAAACGTGATTCAGGACGAGGATCGGGGAAGGAAGTCCGCGCAGGCGAACCCGCTCAGGTCGCAGGGCGCTGAAAGCACTCCGGCTTCGTGGGCCATGTCGGCGAACGTCTTCATGCGGCCTTCGTCCGGCTCCAGATCGTCAAAACTGACGATCCGCTCGTCCAACACCTGTCGGGCGATGTCTGGATCAATGCCCGTGTGGTCGGACTGCACGGCCGCGCCGAAGCGGGCGTTCCGGCGGAGTCTGTTTCTGGCGGCGTAGAGGGCGCGCAGGTAATCCGCCACCACCTGCCCCTGCCGGGCGGCATAATCCCTCCGTACGACCAGGATGCAGCAGAGGTGGCCAGGGAGGATGTCGCGGGAATTCATGACCGTATCGCCGATTCCGTCCCGGACGCATTTCGCGCTCCAAGGCTGGGCGCAGAAAAAGGAGCCGATTTCGTTCCGCTGCAGGGAATTGATGATCGAGGAGGGATTGACGACCAGACTGGGCAGGCCGGCAAGTTCCGGGTGCTCCCTCATGAAGCGGTGCAGCAGCACGCCGTGGGTGGAGAACGGGCTGGGCAGGCCGATGCGTTGCCGCCGCATCGTGTGCCTGGAGATGGAGATGGCGCTGCCGTCGTGGTGTCCGTCCATGACGTACAGCAACTGGGCGCCGGCCTCGCGCAGGCTCAGGGCCAGGGGGGCCATGATGAAGGCGGCGTCCAGACGGCCGCGCGCCAGGTCCGCCGCCAGGGCGGCCCAGGAGAGGTAGCGGCGCGAGAGCAGAGGCAGGCTGCGGCCCTGATTGAGATGGTCGGCGCACATGGCCAAGAGGTGGTCGGACACCGGCATGTAGCCCACGCGGAAGAGCGTCTCGCAACGGAATGCGGCCATGCGTTCCTGGAGCAGGGGACGGGCATTGAACAGGCGCTTCTTGACGGTGCCTTCCGGCAGGGAGCAGGCTCTGGCCACTTCAGGGACGGACCAGCCCCGCCGGTAATGCAGTCGGCAGACGTCCCGCAGGTGCCCGGGCAGGTCTTCCAGCGTGGCGTCGAAGGCCGACAGCATTTCGGCGGAGCAGAGGGCCTCTTCCGGCGTCCTGGCGCCGGGAGTCGGAAGCAGGTCGCGGACGTCGTCCTGGTCCAGGGAGACGGTTCGGGGTTGGGCGTCCGCCATGCGCAGGCATTGAGAGCGGACGATGGCCGCCAGCCAGGAGGGAAACGCCTCGTTGACGCGCAGCTGGCCGAGCTTGCGGAAGGCGGTGAGAAAGGCCTCCTGCACCGCGTCCTCCGCCTGCAGGCCGGCGGGCAGCCAACGCCGCGCCAGGCGCATGGTCCAGGGGTAGAACCGGTCGATGATGCACCGCCAAGCGATTGCATCGCCCTGCGAGGCCCTGCTCACGAGAGGCGTCAGAGGAGCCGAAGGGGACATGGGAACTCGCCTCCGGTCGAAGAATGTTGCGGGCGGCCGAACGGCGCGACGGCTGGAATTCAGCGTGATTTCAGGCTGGACACTCCGGGGCGGGACGCGTCGCGCGGGAAAATGATCCCGCCGGAAGTGTTTGCGTCCAGATATACTTCGCCGTGACGAATTCGTCCAGTCGGAGCCCTGCGGGATGTAAAGACGATGGAAAACGGCAATGGGGAAGGGGAGATCATGAGCCCCGCAACACAGGCTGCGCGACCTTTGAAACAGGTGCCGCATGAAAAAAAGGCACCGGCTTCAACGGAGCGGCCCCGTGTTCGGACCGCGCCGTATGAAAAAACAGGCGGTCAGGTTCTACACCTGACCGCCTGAAATTGTTGTGGCGTCCCCAAGGGGATTTGAACCCCTGTTATCGGCGTGAAAGGCCCCCCTTTAAACGCAAAATCAGCTAGTTACGTCGCAAATTTTCCTCATTTGCGCATCCTGCGCACCCAAAACCGTTTCCGGAACCGTTTCCGCGTTCTTCTGGTCAAGAAATTCGGCCTCGGATCACGCTACGCCGTCAACTTGGCGAAGAGATTCATACAGTCGTCCCGGCCCAAGCAAGACATCCTTCAGGCCCGCCCTCACTTTCTCCGAGTTGATCGCCTGGGTGCTCATCGTCGTGTGGGCCTCAAGGGCATCCATGATGGCGTTCAGAATTTCCCGGGCCAAGTCCGGCGAGTTTGCGAACTGCTCCTTCGTGTTGCTCATGGCCTGCTGAACAAGCAGGTCCGACTCAAGCAACTTCCCCTTGAGGACGTTGTTCACGTAGACGAGCTTGTCGTCGTCCGTGAGATCGCCTTCGAACAGGTCGTTCACCCTGGCAATGATGTCTGCCAGCAAGGCTTTTTCCTTCTCCTGCACCGAACCGTCGCCGGACTCCGTCATGGGTT
The nucleotide sequence above comes from Desulfovibrio aminophilus DSM 12254. Encoded proteins:
- a CDS encoding molybdopterin-containing oxidoreductase family protein encodes the protein MHESKWIPTVCYQCKAECAILARVEDGVVKEVKGNPRARGKMCVKGMAGITTLYSNERLKHPLKRVGERGEGRFERIGWDEAMDIMEKKLRALIARGEGHKFTYSMFPHSTTDPKWRFVNAVGGFISTGLPHCDSAKIMAHLHTFGCFPNHHIAPMYFTVPKGGIMILSGRHPFGCLDDACVPRDILDAKERGAKLVVIDPIFRTEAAKADWWIPIKPGGDAALFLGMCHHLLTKGLYDKAFCDKWVREGDMDGLMAFIKDKTPKAMSRICDVPAKDIIKLAEMCAAAPSVCVDAFKSIMYGNAMDWGQAWSIFLVITGNLDNPGGQPMPEIAPMAPVKPTPPAPDLKTLGYHRTGPNRGKFDNYTFFLEPTWYAAQAVKDDGLKVFFASECNPALSEMGSGEWREAMKMKNPDGSYKLELFVLTEILPSETMKWADLVLPDQTNFERWELLYMPWWYNFGHTAAVCRPVVEPIGESRHANRVMIELGKRMFPQYFAFKDDVEYYDIELSGVGMSMREVLDNGALWSPGTVGFRKYEDAGRFNTPSGKIELEWRMYENIGRQWPSPELPLEFRKDEEKYPFILVNFRTIFLNNTGAWSQNNAQLRDPVSGLDANPLILNPLDGARLGVADGDIVTVESSTGKVRVPVQFTEKIKPGCAGIIHGFGQTMGKVAARGPWFGDNELIADAGSHLEEQDLRGGEAHVSTRVRISK
- a CDS encoding 4Fe-4S dicluster domain-containing protein, with protein sequence MKQLSIMVDLDRCIGCKTCIVACRNHHGLVDHEKAMPGDMSHYLRVESELTGVYPDLREDYWVVMCQHCKKPPCVKACEAGAIRKDPQTGIVLIDRDKCTGAGKCIEKCPYDVIQFDAAGKFAHKCDLCLKRVIHGQEPVCVEVCLADALSFGEREILLMRADAAGKKVIKKRSSQAILYVKS
- a CDS encoding HPP family protein; its protein translation is MIQIRLRAPCRREFQKDVYRPGVISLARLLWGSLGGGLALAAIALLSGLCGVGVLYPPLAATCFINAACVYLRVARPRQVIIGHMVSSVAGLLAVALGDSLATLLNPGAIPPLKLGLAVALAALFMQMFDADHPPAAATAAIPVILPLPMEPLLLPLHMAWGGVIAVLAALLWNRVWFDYPAPEGEDCPMCLGLHLGRMETLGLGLCAGAAALMGLRPLSLKLYWCGMGVMSLGGLLLMLIPFTEARLVSGREPSG
- a CDS encoding YciI family protein, which encodes MFIVLVRYVKPLPVIDSLLEAHIRFLEEHFQGGVFLAAGRQEPRTGGVILARAASREELEAILARDPFAVEGAATYDITRFVVSRAAPELSSLREEA
- a CDS encoding sigma-70 family RNA polymerase sigma factor; this encodes MSRASQGDAIAWRCIIDRFYPWTMRLARRWLPAGLQAEDAVQEAFLTAFRKLGQLRVNEAFPSWLAAIVRSQCLRMADAQPRTVSLDQDDVRDLLPTPGARTPEEALCSAEMLSAFDATLEDLPGHLRDVCRLHYRRGWSVPEVARACSLPEGTVKKRLFNARPLLQERMAAFRCETLFRVGYMPVSDHLLAMCADHLNQGRSLPLLSRRYLSWAALAADLARGRLDAAFIMAPLALSLREAGAQLLYVMDGHHDGSAISISRHTMRRQRIGLPSPFSTHGVLLHRFMREHPELAGLPSLVVNPSSIINSLQRNEIGSFFCAQPWSAKCVRDGIGDTVMNSRDILPGHLCCILVVRRDYAARQGQVVADYLRALYAARNRLRRNARFGAAVQSDHTGIDPDIARQVLDERIVSFDDLEPDEGRMKTFADMAHEAGVLSAPCDLSGFACADFLPRSSS